The region atatttatttttattttttgtctctcatTCTCACATTCTTCATACCCATACTAATCGCTTTGGTATTTACAAGacagttatttttattgttagtacctagtgtggaaggaaaaaaatgaacaaaatgacATGAGTTATAACAATAAAACAGacgttgaagaatttttttcgaatcattcaAACTTTACGTTACAATCCGatagatatttaaaaaattgtttgtgttcctgtttttccttttttctttatctacgagtaaaaaacaaaaagattaGAAGAATTACAGAAATGGATTTACTGCGATTGATCAGAAGGACCTTGTCCCCATCTAGACTTTGTTCTAGGTGTTTTACTAGGTGTTGGCAAAGTGTTAATCGTGTCAGTAGAATTAATAACATCACCAATTTTACGTTTAACACTTAACACGACGCCACTTttgggtgaaaatttattagacGATGCATTGGAAGAGGAAAATGAAGTAGATGTAGAGGAGGAAGGTAATCTGGAGCCTCCAaaattttgaagattttttaaacCAATATTCTCATTGACAGGTGAGATTATGGTGGCTGgaaaaccgagagaaaaatcttCATCTTCAAGTCCTGGTGGCTTCGGTTGGTCAAACGAGAGAGTTTTTTTAATAGTATCAGCAAAAGATCCTGATAGAGACATTTCAGGACTTGCTGGTGGGGGATTTGACTTGTAAGTTCCTAAAGAATTAACTGGGGGAATTGACAAGCTTGGAAGCTGATTAGGCAGAATTGTGGAAGATGCGGCAATATGATGGGAGGATACAAGCGAAGGCCTGCCAAGGATTGTTTTAGGCGGAGATGTTACTGCGGCAGCTGCTGCAACAGCAGCTAATTCTTCCTCAGCCTTTTTTATTAAATCCAAATCACTCAAGGATCTCAAAGTGCTTTTACTCTCCTTTGGCTGAGACAGTTGTTGCTGTTGGGTGTCGaaaatcgaagatttttcgagatTACAATTAACCATTGGGTTTGTGATTTTAGTGTAAATAGTGGTCGAATACTTTTCATTTGTCGTCATTGTTTTTTGGTAGGGCGAAGCATTGACAGATGTCAAAAAAGTTGCACTTGGCTTAGAAGGTAGGTAAGGATCGACTTTTGAACTTTCCTGACGTTTTACATTTGCCAAGATCTCTTGTAAATTTGCCGGTATTGTTATATTCGATACTTTGTCTAAAATTGGCTGTGATATCTTCTGAATTCCTGGAGGCGGAGGTGTGAATGATCGAGTATCTGTAGGACTGTAAGCCTCCTCAGAGTCGTTAAATCCAGGAGGGTCGAGTCCCAGACCCTGGAAAAGTGTACAATGATCAATAACCAAAATATAGAGATCCGTTGAAATaagtaataattgttttttaatcTTACCGGTAAAGTTGCTGTAGCATCTCCTAGGAATGAGGAGCTTATGTTCTGTATTTGTTGTTTCTGTTCCTCAATCTGTCTGTTAAGTTCGTCCATTTTTCTCTGCAAATCTGTAGAGTTTTTCACTGATGAGAGAGCCAGAGAAGTAGGATCAATTTGTTTGGTGATGTTGTCAAGCGCAGAGTTTTCGTCATCATTGTCCATTCCACCGGGACTGTATGGTTCGTCGCCGTCGTCATCATTCTGCATAATCAGCATTTCTGTTGTAATCTGAGGAGTTTTATGTACTGGTGAATTGAGCCCGATTTTCATTGACAGCTCaggaacaattttcgaaatcttgGCGCTGTCCATTATCGCAGATTTGGACATTCCTACATGAGCTTTATTCAGGCTATCCAAAGTCATCTGCGTCacattttgcttttctctcaAGTTTAAACTTCCGTCAAGCCCCAGCGAGCCTTTTCCAAGAAGTATATGAGTCGGCGAAAGCGGGGGTGTTGCTCCAACTGCGTCTTTGATGGCATTATCGATTGGGGGAGGCGTGTAGCTTTTACTATCAACGTCTTTTTTAACTAGTTTTTGGGGTATGGCAGTTGCAGGCATACTAAGAGGgcgttttcttttattccgcaCAATAATTCCTAGGAGCAAATGCGGCCTATGTTCTTCGAATCCAGGCCCATCTAAAGGAAGTAGAACCGAAGGCACAACGCTCTGGTTTGAAAATGGCATGATATAAAagtcttttatatttttagagACGTTGCCAACGACTCCGAGTCTACTTCGGCTATTCAAATAGCTATAGAGTGTGATATagggtattttttcttcatcgttaGCAGCGGTCAATCTGATAACAAGTATCTCTTTTGAGCCAGTCTTCTTCATTTTAGAAATATAATCCCAAACAGTTTCATGGCTGATTCTTCCAACAACGTCAACTGTATCAGGTAAATCTTCCATGAGGTCCCTAGCATGTCCACTAACTTCTTGAGCGGTTATAAAAAACTTTGCCACATCCACCATATTTACAAACCCTCGCCAAACAGTATGTAACGATCCACGAGGAGGTTCCAACTGCTGTTCTACTTGCTCTgactcttcttttccttctttttctggCTCCTCATTGAAGTCTGGAGTCTTTATTGTTACAGTTGAGCTTGGCTCACGGTCAGAAACGTCGGATTCGTTACCGTCAAGagtatttgttgttgttgtttcgtCCTCTATGTGCCGCCAGAGACGATCTTCAATTGGAACTTGTTTCTCTGGGATGGGCAGAATCGATTCGTTTTTAGTATCTACggcagtttctttttttcgttcttcatcTTTCTTCGATAATTCTTTGGAATTGTAGTccctaaaaattaaattgaaaggTTAATGAAGTGCAGTTTATTATCAGATAAGTCAATACGTTACCTATGTCTTCCTTTGCTGTGATTTCTGGTGGTTCTATTTCTGCTTTTCTTATAtttatccttttctttttgtttttcgcgttCTCTTTCGCGTTCCCTGTCCTTATCTCTCTTACTCTCTTTATTCCTGGTGGAtcgtctttctctctctttacttttttctcttgttttgcTTCGACTGTCAGAATCTCTGCTATGATGTcgtctgcttctgcttctactCCTGTCATGTTTGTCTTTAtccttatctttttcttttttcttttcatcagcTCTTGGGATGGCAGAACTGCTTTTCTTGCTCTCCGTGCTTCTGTCCTTTGGTTTcgctctctccttttctttttcctcttcaacggtagacgatgaaatattaTCTCCAGAATTGAGAGCGGTTACAATATCCTGTACAGGAGTTTTTGGATCAACGTGATCTATACTTCCgtcattttcaataatttgttCTCCTTTATGTGTTTTAACTACGATTGACTTGGCCTGTGCCATAAGTTcgagctcgtttttttttatcatttcaagCTGGtgctttgtttctttttctctccactccGCTAGCTCTTGACTTGCCATTTCGTCCGGACTTAACCTAACTACGGCATCTGGCGCGAGAGAACGATCGGCTATTTTTCTGAACAGTGTTAAATTCTTGGTATCTTTTATATTAAATACAAGGCTTCTATATTTTGCCTTATATTTTGCACCTgtgtctttgaaaaatttgtacatttCGAGTTCTATATTAAGTGCTAATTCCGTAATCTCGTCATCagttattttcaaatcttcagTTTCTTTGATTCTACTGGTGAGAAGCTCCGCTAGTGTTTTCCTGATGTTCAACCTTATCGGTTCAGTCTCTGGTCTTTTGCTAGCCACCGGTGATTTAACCTGACTCTTTATCTGTGAAGTCGAAGGTTTTGTCTCTGGCTTTTTGCCGTGCGTTTGTTTAGGCATCGTTGTGACACCTGATGCCGAAATCTGTAATTTCTGTTGTTGCAATTGCTGCTGCGGTTGTTGTCGAGAAGTCGGAGATTGTTTGACGGCGCAAGTAGAGTTTTTTATTGTTTGCGTCAATAAAGTTTGCCGAGATTGAAAAACATGCTGTTTGCTTCCCGGCGAGTGACTTGTAGAAACTatcacgatttttttattactcggAGCCAAAACCGTTTGCTTAGATCCGGCCACCTTTGCAAAAACCATCTTAGTTTGCGTTTTACTACTGACTGGCTGGACAGTTTtggtctgaaaaaaaagaaagggaataaaaatccaACCTGAAGTTCAAAATGGAAAGTCGATGATATAAAAACGAGGACTATACACACCACTTTTGCTGTACTTGGAGTTTGTATTGCGGTAACAGTTCTTCCTCCGATTTGTATAGTATTCAGATTATTTGGTCGGACAACTTCATAAGTCGGGTTCTCTTTCAACCAATTCTTAAGATTCGAAGTCGTAGGAGCTTCAACACCTGTAAATCGGACAAAAATCAGTAAAATCATCAACTATTGACTCCAACACTTTTCAAGTATATAACGCACCAGTCAaaacttttccagactttctTTCGAATACGATAACTCTAGCATCTGGTTTATTCTTGGCGATTTGATCCAGTGTGGTTGGTTTAGTTAGTTTATTTTGCGATATTGGTGTTGGTGGCTTATCTTTAGTGAGCGACTCCTGTGCATGGGTTAGAATGCAGGCATCAGAGCAATATATGCTTGAATTCCTTGCCTCTTTTTTGCAGACAACGCACTGTGTTACTCTCTGGATAGACGGAATATTGGAAGTAGGCGACACAATTGTTGAAGAAATTATTGGAGATGCAGGAACGCTCCCCGGAGAAGCATGAATAGAAGACAAAAGAATCtcagatgatgatgattgcgAAATCGGTTCTGCTAcacttttttgtatttttgtataCTCTGATCTTATTGGTTCATTAGAATCGTCTGATTTCTTCTTCAGACAGTTTGGACATACCCATTCTATgcctttttcttccatttgttGACCTACGTAAAGGACGCGGCTAAAATTACTAAACTTCTTTGTTCAATTGGGTTTGTCAAATGTTGTTAAGAACACTCACCCATTGCCTTACTGACGTGAACACACTTTCCGTGGAACCAATCCTCACATACGTCACAACAAATCATGAATCTATTATTGTGTGGTCTTTTACAGATGCACCAAAGCCTATCTGGGTCGTCTTCAGAGTCAGAATTTTCtccgtcatcatcatcttcatccATTTCAGACTCCATTTCATCTTTACTGGGAATTTCTTCATGTTGAACGGCAAATTTACTGAAAAAACTACTATCAGAAGGTAGCCATCCCCACAACGATTTGACAGCTTTGCAATGACTGAAAGACTTACATAGATTTTTCAGGTTTCTTTGCAACTTCAGGTCTCTGTATTGTTACGTCAACCTTTGCTTGGAGTCTCTTGCTCCTAGTTGCTGGAGCTTCTATAGGTGGCAAAGTTATAACTCTACCGCCACGGACGATCTGCACAGgctctttttcatcctttgCTGGTTTCCTGCCGTGATCAGGGTCAGAAAGAGGCAACGATGTCACAGGAACTGTGCTGATGGGTGACAGaatttgctgctgctgtgattcaacgagtggaACAAAGGGCGCTGACGGTAGGAGTGAATCTGAGATTGCCGAAGTCTGACCGACAAGAGATGGCTAAATCATAATGATTAAGATAACAAAAGTCATGTGGATTTCAGACTGAAATTACTTACATGATCTGCAAGGTCGACGCCAAGTTCTTCTTGGAGAAGCAAAGCTTCAGCGAGCAATTCTTCTTCATGTTTACTAGCCTCCATTTCAAGTGTGGCCAGTAAATGTTCCTCACCCTCCATGCCAgctgttaaaaaaattttctggattATCTTGCTTGTTCCAAGTTTGGGGAAGCAATTTTTTTGGCAGGTGCAAATCAATAAAAGTAACAGatcaaatgaaagaataaataaatgagactTACTAGATATAGAAACAATTGTTTCGGATGCAACCTGGTGTTCAATTGGTGCATTTACCTCAGAAGGATTCGGAGCTGCGTGCAAAGCTAAGAAAATTATATAAGATATGTTTTGGAATTGAACCTAACCAATAACTGTCAAAAACCATGCATTAGAATgtgatagagaaaaataaataacctcAGACTATTACaaggataaaaaatcaatattataaaaaatattctacaaAGGAACCCAGACCCAATGAAATGAATCtacgaaatcgaaaaacaatcTGGTTCACTCACCAGCATCCAAAGATAGATGTAATTCTTCTGCTGGCAAAGGTTTGGAATCAATCTTATGTTCATCCTCATTCATCGGCTTACCCTGATTGTCAATTTCTAAGTGGAGTTGTAGATGTGGTTGCATGGTTTCTTCCATGGAATTAACCTTCAATACTTTTGACTCAGTCATTGGCAGTTCAGCTGTCAACATTGCAGTTGGAGCAGAAGGCATAATTCCTGTTACAAGTGGAGGAATGGGCATGATGCTTTTGATGGCAGGACTTGTGATGAGAGATTCTGGAGTTTTAGGCTCGCCTGAACCAACACGCCGAATAATATCTGGAGTTGAGAACAAAGCTGGGCCAAGAGCATCTGCTAAATGTGACGGCGATTTTCGATGTTCTCGTTTCTGGTGTTTTTTGATACCTGAAATATCCGCTGTTCCATACTCTGTTTCAATGGCAATAAGAAATCAATGTCATGAGGATAATCGGAAgggtttttgaaaagaaaatggcaAAATCTTCACTTCCAAAGTCTCAATTACTGCAATATATACAGAACTATCCAGGATAGCAAATAAAAATACCAACCATCAGGCGTTTTTGATTCCGGGGGTTGGACTGCTTCGACTTCAACTTTAGGCGTCACATCTGCAAtgatttcggtttttcttttctctttttttgtctcagGGGTTTTGACTTTCACCGAGGTTGACGCAGAGGATGTTGGACTGTTTGTTGAAACGGTAAATTTCTCTTGTCCAAGTAGCTGATTTTGCTGTGGAACTTGAAGAGGGATTGGTTGCAATGGTTGTGAAACTTTAGGTTGCGTACTTTGAGGCATTTGTGTAGCTAAACCTTGTGATTTTGCGGTAACAGATGGCAGCGTCTTAAGTTCTTTTGCTACAGAGACTTTGGGGCTGACCTGGCTGACGAAATTTGCCTTGGATACCACAATAGATTTCTTCATTCCAAGACTTTTTAATTCGCTAGCCTTCATCATTACCTGCTTTTGTACAAATATCACTTTTTGATTATTCCTCATTTGTCCAGGTTTAGTCAGAATCATGTCACCCTTTATTGTATTGGCGTTTATCAGGTTAGCTTTAACCTGATTAGTTGTCAATAACTGTTTCTCAGAAATCATGGTTTGGAA is a window of Athalia rosae chromosome 8, iyAthRosa1.1, whole genome shotgun sequence DNA encoding:
- the LOC105683906 gene encoding LOW QUALITY PROTEIN: uncharacterized protein LOC105683906 (The sequence of the model RefSeq protein was modified relative to this genomic sequence to represent the inferred CDS: inserted 2 bases in 1 codon; substituted 1 base at 1 genomic stop codon); this translates as MSSSFIVESKEKTKDDTLIIVVNDDGTISVDHETLQNIIINQSNANVSVVRLGQTDSTDPENGDITLTVDPPPYIPSETAASSGPASGTADPGVGGLVDPFMEMDPEQLERLETALQSEEAKQILGENVTAMLDMLSVEEEQNSMKYNIELDHCYTSRKSPSDPKPSDPLPLAESPDIGDSPYSSSSMPNSTLLYSPIISTSSVTTSKSKLSKNQARGPGRPRREGRNAGTTPSTPKTVGNLVPRTVINVLQHGTNKGALVPLIKPLNMNDVRIVAASNFGTLSDAGQSTSESSESEPPSDDDSDFGPRGPRRSGVRARGGRKGLTTRGGSLAATRRRGNNKHLDMDQVRRLDMEMAAAVDAMKSPEKEDKLDFTGERSVKVKKSLKTLGGKKKEEPMAAPSQVTQAAQSTDEFQTMISEKQLLTTNQVKANLINANTIKGDMILTKPGQMRNNQKVIFVQKQVMMKASELKSLGMKKSIVVSKANFVSQVSPKVSVAKELKTLPSVTAKSQGLATQMPQSTQPKVSQPLQPIPLQVPQQNQLLGQEKFTVSTNSPTSSASTSVKVKTPETKKEKRKTEIIADVTPKVEVEAVQPPESKTPDEYGTADISGIKKHQKREHRKSPSHLADALGPALFSTPDIIRRVGSGEPKTPESLITSPAIKSIMPIPPLVTGIMPSAPTAMLTAELPMTESKVLKVNSMEETMQPHLQLHLEIDNQGKPMNEDEHKIDSKPLPAEELHLSLDAALHAAPNPSEVNAPIEHQVASETIVSISTGMEGEEHLLATLEMEASKHEEELLAEALLLQEELGVDLADHPSLVGQTSAISDSLLPSAPFVPLVESQQQQILSPISTVPVTSLPLSDPDHGRKPAKDEKEPVQIVRGGRVITLPPIEAPATRSKRLQAKVDVTIQRPEVAKKPEKSMXVFQSLQSCQIVVGMATXSDSSFFSKFAVQHEEIPSKDEMESEMDEDDDDGENSDSEDDPDRLWCICKRPHNNRFMICCDVCEDWFHGKCVHVSKAMGQQMEEKGIEWVCPNCLKKKSDDSNEPIRSEYTKIQKSVAEPISQSSSSEILLSSIHASPGSVPASPIISSTIVSPTSNIPSIQRVTQCVVCKKEARNSSIYCSDACILTHAQESLTKDKPPTPISQNKLTKPTTLDQIAKNKPDARVIVFERKSGKVLTGVEAPTTSNLKNWLKENPTYEVVRPNNLNTIQIGGRTVTAIQTPSTAKVTKTVQPVSSKTQTKMVFAKVAGSKQTVLAPSNKKIVIVSTSHSPGSKQHVFQSRQTLLTQTIKNSTCAVKQSPTSRQQPQQQLQQQKLQISASGVTTMPKQTHGKKPETKPSTSQIKSQVKSPVASKRPETEPIRLNIRKTLAELLTSRIKETEDLKITDDEITELALNIELEMYKFFKDTGAKYKAKYRSLVFNIKDTKNLTLFRKIADRSLAPDAVVRLSPDEMASQELAEWREKETKHQLEMIKKNELELMAQAKSIVVKTHKGEQIIENDGSIDHVDPKTPVQDIVTALNSGDNISSSTVEEEKEKERAKPKDRSTESKKSSSAIPRADEKKKEKDKDKDKHDRSRSRSRRHHSRDSDSRSKTREKSKERERRSTRNKESKRDKDREREREREKQKEKDKYKKSRNRTTRNHSKGRHRDYNSKELSKKDEERKKETAVDTKNESILPIPEKQVPIEDRLWRHIEDETTTTNTLDGNESDVSDREPSSTVTIKTPDFNEEPEKEGKEESEQVEQQLEPPRGSLHTVWRGFVNMVDVAKFFITAQEVSGHARDLMEDLPDTVDVVGRISHETVWDYISKMKKTGSKEILVIRLTAANDEEKIPYITLYSYLNSRSRLGVVGNVSKNIKDFYIMPFSNQSVVPSVLLPLDGPGFEEHRPHLLLGIIVRNKRKRPLSMPATAIPQKLVKKDVDSKSYTPPPIDNAIKDAVGATPPLSPTHILLGKGSLGLDGSLNLREKQNVTQMTLDSLNKAHVGMSKSAIMDSAKISKIVPELSMKIGLNSPVHKTPQITTEMLIMQNDDDGDEPYSPGGMDNDDENSALDNITKQIDPTSLALSSVKNSTDLQRKMDELNRQIEEQKQQIQNISSSFLGDATATLPGLGLDPPGFNDSEEAYSPTDTRSFTPPPPGIQKISQPILDKVSNITIPANLQEILANVKRQESSKVDPYLPSKPSATFLTSVNASPYQKTMTTNEKYSTTIYTKITNPMVNCNLEKSSIFDTQQQQLSQPKESKSTLRSLSDLDLIKKAEEELAAVAAAAAVTSPPKTILGRPSLVSSHHIAASSTILPNQLPSLSIPPVNSLGTYKSNPPPASPEMSLSGSFADTIKKTLSFDQPKPPGLEDEDFSLGFPATIISPVNENIGLKNLQNFGGSRLPSSSTSTSFSSSNASSNKFSPKSGVVLSVKRKIGDVINSTDTINTLPTPSKTPRTKSRWGQGPSDQSQ